A genomic stretch from Spongiibacter nanhainus includes:
- a CDS encoding replication-relaxation family protein produces the protein MKFSDYDYHSAKARSGEKLGQMLRWLYRWEVSSVHALAELFGTKRSATYSTLSRYEKFGLIDAFTMPNVCGRVYHLKKNGVSTARELFVGHKDEHLKTAYFPSKINRSHVVHDLLTQHIVLRLKSEHSQARFLTDRQLRLRQKFFLRQAYKIPDAVVHLGSHKKPHQVLIEVQESPLRSYHLELILSLYAESIIRGEIQGLVFASTKRNILEHARRIIDRGVRSFDYVDGRWHPINPTVRQGPLSLEMVGKSIILYDLSHYASRYYTHIIRG, from the coding sequence ATGAAATTTAGCGACTACGATTACCACTCCGCCAAGGCGCGCTCAGGAGAAAAGCTTGGGCAAATGCTGCGATGGCTTTACCGGTGGGAGGTATCTAGTGTACACGCTCTAGCCGAGCTGTTTGGTACGAAGAGATCAGCCACTTACTCTACACTTTCACGATACGAAAAATTTGGCTTAATTGACGCATTCACAATGCCTAATGTTTGTGGTCGGGTTTACCACTTAAAAAAGAACGGAGTTTCGACTGCCCGAGAACTATTCGTGGGCCATAAAGACGAGCATCTAAAAACGGCCTATTTCCCTTCAAAAATAAATAGGAGTCATGTGGTCCACGATCTATTGACGCAGCATATTGTCTTGCGTCTGAAATCCGAACATAGTCAGGCGCGCTTTTTAACCGATAGGCAGCTCAGATTGAGGCAGAAATTTTTCTTGCGGCAAGCCTACAAAATTCCAGACGCTGTGGTGCATTTAGGATCGCATAAAAAACCGCATCAGGTTCTGATCGAAGTTCAGGAATCTCCTTTACGATCCTATCATTTGGAACTGATTCTTTCCCTATATGCGGAATCAATTATCCGGGGCGAAATTCAAGGTTTGGTCTTTGCTAGCACAAAGAGAAATATTCTGGAACATGCGAGGCGGATAATTGATCGTGGGGTTCGCTCTTTTGATTATGTCGATGGACGTTGGCACCCAATTAACCCGACGGTTCGTCAAGGGCCACTTTCATTAGAAATGGTTGGGAAATCAATCATACTATACGATCTCAGTCACTACGCGAGCAGGTATTACACCCACATAATTCGCGGATAA
- a CDS encoding ATP-binding protein, with product MHLDSMQNGSSEQMTWQLAPTYILQTIELFNWGGFNGLHQADIDASGTAIIGPTGSGKTTLVDALMTLITANPKYNLASTGGHESDRDLASYVRGVSGPGTGGDAQSHIARTGKTVTALSATLSNGENVVRLGAMLWFDGTSTSPSDMKKLWLFSTSADHTLQRWLTLHHEGGMRALRQLDKTETAIWTYPSKKAFLARVRDFFEVRDNAFNLLNRAAGLKQLNSIDEIFRELVLDDKSQFARAREVADSFNDLTAIHDELEIARRQQRSLEPIKTTWQKYQENELVIAEKVRLQQILPIWLGEQGYRIWKAEAARLADEHSQAEAARNTAQEDYDNQLRIRDQLNEAYLRLGGSDIQTLENLIREKQSKLDRCNKHATQYQQLVRQLDLPEEIHRETVAANQTEASTRLEQIEQDHEDAKQTAFEHGSQRFQANKDLQALKEELADIETRPSSNIRRDYQLFRSLLAEELAISESELPFVGELIQVKPEDQHWRGAIERAIGSHRLRILVPKQAVDGALRWVNSRHNALHVRILEVALPEKSVHFFEDGFTRKLQYKDHPYREAVKDLLAGLDRHCVDSPTALRHTPHAMTVEGLLSGRARFFDKQDQKRLQDDWQTGFNNRDRLASLTQQIAETKEQLTKLAAEEEKAKGRVAVLHQQISALHTLASLDYNEINTPQAKQELEEQKSKLQALIEPGSDASAAKAKLDAANVTLTNLDTAKTKHVSICTRIESELNQAEKAKTSAYKRAELGMKDDDRKLAESQLPMLSLDQVHESHELERKTADELQVQLNQLNSVRTNMEKQLVGAMSDAQREDRGALAEVGRDLEDIPKYLQRLTVLTEEALPEKQQRFKDYLTRSSDDGVSQLLSTIDGEVERIEERLDDLNHTLRLVDFERGRYLQLVANKVVHESLRTFTKARNALNSSRLTDDGGESQYKALQYIISLLHDACERHRTLGARALLDPRFRLEFKVAIMDRSTGNVIATRTGSQGGSGGEKEIIASYVLTASLSYALCPDGSSRPLFGTIVLDEAFSRSSNAVAGRIIAALKEFHLHALFITPNKEMRLLRKHTRSAVIVHRRGNESNLTPISWQALDAAREQRRNHEIPN from the coding sequence ATGCACCTCGATTCTATGCAGAATGGCTCTAGCGAGCAGATGACCTGGCAGCTCGCCCCAACGTATATTCTGCAAACCATTGAGCTCTTCAATTGGGGTGGCTTTAACGGGCTTCATCAAGCCGACATTGATGCCAGCGGCACTGCCATTATCGGCCCCACTGGAAGCGGCAAAACGACGCTAGTCGATGCGCTTATGACTTTGATCACCGCAAACCCCAAGTACAATCTTGCGTCGACCGGAGGTCATGAAAGCGATAGGGACCTTGCCTCCTACGTTCGCGGCGTCTCTGGCCCTGGCACAGGAGGAGACGCCCAGTCCCATATTGCCCGTACTGGAAAAACTGTCACAGCCTTGTCAGCCACATTGAGTAATGGCGAAAACGTAGTGCGTCTTGGCGCGATGCTTTGGTTCGATGGTACTAGCACCTCACCCTCCGATATGAAAAAGCTCTGGCTGTTCTCCACCTCAGCCGACCATACCCTACAACGATGGTTGACGCTCCACCACGAAGGCGGCATGCGGGCCCTTCGACAATTGGACAAAACCGAAACAGCCATCTGGACTTATCCTAGCAAAAAGGCATTCCTAGCGCGCGTTCGGGATTTTTTTGAAGTTCGAGACAACGCCTTCAATCTACTTAATCGCGCAGCGGGCCTGAAACAGCTTAATAGCATCGACGAAATTTTTCGGGAGCTTGTTCTAGACGATAAGTCCCAGTTCGCTCGCGCACGTGAGGTAGCAGATAGCTTCAACGACCTGACTGCCATCCACGATGAACTTGAAATTGCCCGGCGTCAGCAACGTTCTCTGGAACCCATTAAGACCACCTGGCAGAAATACCAAGAGAACGAGCTTGTCATCGCCGAAAAAGTGCGTCTACAGCAGATACTCCCCATCTGGCTTGGCGAGCAGGGTTACCGCATATGGAAGGCTGAAGCTGCCCGCCTAGCCGATGAGCACTCTCAAGCCGAAGCAGCACGCAACACCGCGCAAGAAGATTATGACAATCAGCTTAGAATCCGCGACCAACTGAATGAGGCTTACCTGAGGCTGGGCGGATCGGACATTCAAACACTGGAAAATTTGATCAGAGAGAAGCAATCCAAGTTAGATAGATGCAACAAACACGCTACCCAATATCAGCAGCTGGTTCGGCAGCTTGATTTGCCGGAGGAAATCCACCGCGAGACCGTCGCGGCCAATCAGACCGAGGCCTCCACACGTTTAGAACAAATCGAGCAAGATCATGAAGACGCAAAGCAAACGGCTTTTGAGCATGGCAGCCAACGCTTTCAGGCAAACAAAGACCTGCAAGCGCTCAAGGAGGAGCTGGCAGATATCGAAACGCGCCCCTCCTCTAACATTCGCAGGGACTACCAGCTTTTCCGCTCCCTCTTAGCAGAAGAGCTAGCGATTTCTGAAAGCGAACTCCCCTTTGTTGGCGAATTGATTCAGGTTAAACCGGAAGACCAACACTGGCGAGGCGCCATAGAGCGCGCAATCGGCAGCCATAGACTGCGCATTCTGGTGCCTAAACAGGCTGTAGACGGCGCTTTGAGATGGGTGAATAGTCGGCACAATGCCTTACATGTGCGGATTTTGGAAGTTGCACTGCCAGAGAAGTCTGTCCACTTTTTCGAGGACGGCTTTACCCGCAAGTTGCAATACAAAGATCACCCTTATCGTGAGGCTGTCAAAGACCTGCTTGCAGGCCTCGACAGGCACTGCGTTGATTCACCCACCGCGCTACGCCATACCCCACATGCCATGACCGTAGAGGGTCTGCTTTCCGGTAGAGCGCGCTTTTTCGATAAACAGGATCAAAAACGCCTTCAGGACGACTGGCAAACCGGCTTCAATAACCGGGATCGACTCGCCTCGCTGACACAACAAATAGCGGAAACCAAAGAGCAACTCACCAAACTGGCGGCGGAAGAGGAAAAAGCAAAAGGCCGTGTCGCGGTTTTGCATCAGCAGATAAGCGCTTTGCACACCCTTGCAAGCCTGGATTACAACGAGATCAACACCCCCCAGGCCAAGCAGGAGCTGGAGGAACAAAAAAGCAAACTTCAGGCTTTAATAGAACCGGGCTCAGATGCCTCTGCCGCCAAAGCCAAACTGGATGCAGCAAATGTAACACTGACAAACCTCGACACAGCCAAAACGAAACATGTCAGCATTTGTACCCGCATCGAATCCGAGCTGAACCAAGCAGAAAAAGCAAAGACTTCAGCCTACAAACGGGCTGAGCTCGGAATGAAAGACGACGATCGAAAGTTGGCGGAAAGCCAATTGCCTATGCTTTCCCTTGATCAGGTTCATGAAAGCCATGAACTGGAGCGCAAAACAGCCGACGAACTTCAAGTCCAGTTGAATCAATTGAACTCGGTCCGCACCAATATGGAAAAGCAACTTGTCGGGGCCATGTCAGATGCTCAACGGGAAGATCGCGGCGCACTTGCCGAAGTGGGTCGAGACCTGGAGGATATTCCCAAATACCTACAACGCCTAACCGTACTCACCGAAGAAGCCTTACCGGAAAAGCAGCAACGTTTCAAAGACTATCTCACCCGCTCATCCGACGATGGCGTGTCGCAACTCCTCTCCACCATCGACGGCGAAGTCGAGCGCATAGAAGAACGGCTAGATGACCTCAACCACACTCTTCGACTGGTCGATTTTGAACGCGGTCGTTATTTGCAGCTTGTCGCAAACAAGGTCGTCCATGAAAGCCTACGCACCTTTACCAAAGCCAGAAACGCACTGAATTCATCCCGCTTGACCGACGACGGCGGTGAAAGCCAATACAAAGCACTCCAATACATCATTAGTTTGCTGCACGATGCCTGTGAACGCCACCGTACTCTCGGTGCCAGAGCATTGCTCGACCCCCGTTTCCGCTTGGAATTCAAGGTCGCCATTATGGACCGTAGTACCGGAAACGTAATTGCGACTCGCACTGGCTCCCAGGGAGGCAGTGGCGGCGAAAAGGAGATTATCGCCTCTTACGTGCTGACTGCGTCACTGAGTTATGCCCTGTGCCCCGATGGTAGCAGTCGGCCACTGTTCGGCACCATCGTCCTGGACGAGGCATTTTCCCGCAGTTCTAATGCCGTTGCCGGACGCATTATCGCTGCATTAAAGGAGTTCCATCTCCACGCACTGTTTATTACGCCTAATAAGGAGATGCGCTTACTGCGCAAACATACCCGCTCAGCGGTTATTGTGCACCGGCGCGGCAATGAATCAAATCTGACCCCAATTAGCTGGCAGGCGCTGGATGCGGCACGCGAGCAACGACGTAATCATGAAATCCCCAACTGA
- a CDS encoding DUF4194 domain-containing protein, with protein sequence MAGIFDQITGQTNADPQPAEHQTTGGEAEQNFSALEQDGASPLQQARTDQTLREATQELLRVGLLEQSLRPNLYRAAIVSMDKINVILEPLDLAARADDIRGLVFLTVRSIDSATPNDEWTHPLVRKQRLNLEQTLLVAILRQYFIAHEQEAGTGSAEAVVTVDELIPQLQVYLGDSGSEARERTRALQLLDQLKGHGLVSAPDSHERISIRPIITHLANPENLTALLHTLKSHAASLRDEGES encoded by the coding sequence ATGGCGGGGATTTTCGATCAGATTACCGGGCAAACCAATGCCGATCCACAGCCCGCAGAACATCAAACCACTGGCGGCGAGGCTGAGCAAAATTTCTCTGCCCTGGAACAAGATGGCGCCTCACCCCTGCAGCAAGCACGTACAGATCAAACCCTCAGGGAAGCCACCCAGGAGCTGTTGCGTGTCGGCCTCCTAGAACAAAGCCTGCGACCCAATCTCTACAGAGCCGCCATCGTATCGATGGACAAAATCAACGTGATTTTAGAGCCGCTTGACTTGGCCGCCAGGGCCGATGACATACGCGGCCTGGTGTTTCTAACCGTTCGCAGCATCGACTCGGCAACGCCAAATGACGAATGGACTCATCCACTAGTGCGTAAACAGCGCCTGAACCTGGAGCAGACCTTACTCGTAGCTATTCTAAGGCAGTACTTTATTGCCCATGAGCAGGAAGCCGGCACTGGCTCCGCAGAAGCAGTGGTAACCGTTGATGAGCTGATACCGCAGCTGCAAGTTTACTTGGGTGATAGCGGCAGCGAGGCGCGGGAACGTACTCGGGCACTACAACTTCTTGATCAGCTGAAAGGTCACGGATTAGTATCTGCGCCCGACAGCCACGAGCGGATTAGTATAAGACCTATTATCACCCACCTGGCCAACCCGGAGAACCTCACTGCCTTACTCCACACGTTAAAGTCACATGCAGCCTCCCTACGAGACGAAGGGGAATCCTAA
- a CDS encoding DUF3375 domain-containing protein: MDSSAQQLTHKLVSIRRQHPAWLLLASPRAPLVLGCLTSLFEFSDDGIAEEDGLQALSEMLAEYAIQDEYDIDPENTHLLASRELRQWLKRGLILERGQRVYATDALSSAIRFVESLDNRFMTSTASRLAVVQREIENLEVGLNPNPASRKAAIQRKIKVLEDELAAVEAGHTPVLSSSEAIERIREIYTLATGLRADFRRVEDSWRAADRELRQSIMSEQFDRGDILDRLLNGQEALLDTSEGRVFDSFQQQLKRSIELDNMREQLRSILAHPSAEKALNRIQLSDLKLLRMRLVLESQAVLQARARSEKDVKGFIKTGLAAEHHRVGQLLNEVFQIAQELDWQHQSTRRTASPLPPLGFTLGNLPLAERLRFKSLDSDANAELDLSPQETNLEGLEDEFWDALDGLDREALVQNTLALLSKEGRALTLSELAQRLPPTHDLETLALWLGMAREAGIEIEPTLTEEVQLIDEDQEHWLFTVPVASLTNEDLCDLEWEL; the protein is encoded by the coding sequence ATGGATAGCTCTGCCCAACAACTAACCCACAAATTGGTGTCTATACGTCGCCAACATCCCGCATGGTTGTTGCTAGCCTCCCCCCGAGCCCCACTTGTGCTTGGCTGTCTGACGTCGTTATTTGAATTTAGCGACGACGGCATTGCGGAAGAGGATGGTCTCCAAGCGTTGTCCGAAATGCTCGCCGAATACGCCATCCAAGATGAATATGATATTGACCCTGAAAATACCCATTTGCTGGCCAGCAGGGAGCTTAGGCAGTGGTTAAAACGCGGGCTAATACTTGAACGCGGGCAACGGGTCTATGCCACTGACGCACTATCTTCAGCTATACGCTTTGTAGAGTCTCTGGATAATCGCTTTATGACCTCCACGGCCTCTCGGCTGGCGGTGGTCCAACGTGAAATTGAGAACCTGGAAGTAGGACTCAATCCCAACCCAGCAAGCCGCAAAGCTGCTATCCAGCGCAAAATCAAGGTACTGGAAGATGAATTAGCCGCTGTTGAGGCGGGACATACTCCCGTCCTATCCAGCTCCGAAGCTATCGAACGAATCCGGGAGATTTATACTCTGGCCACCGGGCTCCGCGCCGATTTCCGGCGAGTAGAGGACTCCTGGCGGGCAGCAGACCGCGAATTGCGTCAGTCAATTATGTCGGAGCAATTTGATAGGGGTGATATTCTCGATAGACTCCTGAATGGACAGGAAGCGCTGCTAGACACCTCTGAGGGACGGGTTTTTGACAGTTTTCAGCAACAACTGAAGCGAAGTATCGAGCTTGACAATATGCGCGAGCAACTGCGTAGCATTCTAGCGCATCCCTCAGCAGAAAAAGCCCTTAACCGAATCCAGCTGTCTGACTTGAAACTATTGCGTATGCGTCTCGTGTTAGAAAGTCAGGCCGTTCTCCAAGCAAGGGCGCGCAGCGAAAAAGATGTTAAAGGCTTTATTAAAACTGGGTTGGCGGCAGAGCACCATCGTGTAGGCCAGCTTTTAAATGAGGTATTTCAGATCGCCCAAGAACTTGACTGGCAGCACCAATCTACTCGTCGTACAGCTTCACCACTGCCACCACTGGGGTTCACACTCGGTAACTTGCCTCTCGCCGAGCGCTTACGGTTTAAGTCACTGGACAGTGACGCCAATGCTGAGTTGGACCTATCCCCGCAGGAAACAAATCTGGAGGGGCTTGAGGATGAGTTTTGGGATGCTTTAGACGGCCTTGACCGAGAAGCACTAGTTCAGAACACATTAGCGCTACTCTCCAAGGAAGGACGAGCTCTCACCCTATCAGAACTCGCCCAGCGTCTCCCGCCCACCCACGACTTGGAAACATTGGCTTTATGGCTAGGCATGGCGCGAGAAGCCGGCATCGAAATTGAACCAACCCTCACGGAGGAGGTGCAACTTATAGATGAGGATCAAGAGCACTGGCTATTTACGGTGCCAGTAGCCTCACTGACCAACGAAGATCTATGCGATCTGGAATGGGAGTTGTAA
- a CDS encoding IS3 family transposase (programmed frameshift), with protein MSKQRYPEEFKIEAVKQVTVSGHSVADVAQRLGTTTHSLYAWIKRYGPNSEAHRKESDDAAEIRRLQKDLKRVTEERDLLKKRGVLRKPPRVRYAFIAEHHSSHSVRQLCQLFGVQPSGYYAWKKHPKSKRQIDDERLTGLIKQYWLESGCVYGYRKIHRDLRDAGERCGLNRVHRLMKLEGIKAQVGYRKPRQRGGERHVITPNVLDRQFDPVMPNQAWVTDITYIKTHEGWLYLAAVMDLFSRRIIGWSMQSRITKELVLDALLMAVWRRKPIKGVLVHSDQGSQYTSHDWSEFLREHGLEGSMSRRGNCHDNAVAESFFQLLKRERIKRKIYATRDAARSDIFDYIEMFYNTKRQHGSNNGLSPVDYERQYLKEAEKRLVN; from the exons ATGAGCAAGCAGCGTTATCCAGAAGAGTTCAAGATTGAAGCGGTTAAGCAGGTCACGGTATCGGGTCACAGCGTAGCCGATGTGGCCCAACGGCTAGGCACAACAACTCATAGCCTTTACGCATGGATTAAGCGTTACGGCCCTAACTCAGAAGCGCATCGCAAGGAGTCCGATGATGCTGCGGAGATCCGACGTCTACAGAAGGACTTGAAGCGCGTTACTGAAGAGCGTGACCTGTTAAAAAAA CGCGGCGTACTTCGCAAGCCACCCCGAGTAAGATACGCCTTTATCGCTGAACACCACAGCTCTCATTCTGTACGGCAGTTATGTCAGCTGTTTGGTGTTCAACCCAGCGGGTACTACGCCTGGAAGAAACATCCAAAATCCAAGCGACAGATTGATGATGAGCGTCTTACTGGTCTCATCAAGCAGTATTGGCTTGAATCAGGCTGCGTCTATGGCTATCGCAAGATTCATAGAGATCTAAGGGACGCGGGTGAGCGTTGTGGCCTAAATCGCGTACATCGTTTGATGAAGCTTGAAGGCATTAAGGCTCAGGTTGGGTACCGCAAGCCCAGACAGCGCGGTGGAGAACGACATGTCATCACACCCAATGTGCTAGACCGGCAGTTTGATCCGGTCATGCCAAATCAGGCTTGGGTTACCGATATTACGTACATCAAGACCCATGAAGGCTGGCTTTACCTCGCAGCGGTGATGGATCTCTTCTCTCGCCGTATCATTGGTTGGTCTATGCAGTCTCGCATAACCAAAGAGCTTGTGCTGGATGCATTACTAATGGCTGTCTGGCGTCGAAAACCTATAAAGGGAGTGCTGGTTCACTCGGATCAGGGCAGCCAATACACAAGCCATGACTGGAGCGAGTTTCTCAGAGAGCATGGCTTGGAGGGGAGCATGAGCCGCCGAGGCAACTGCCACGACAACGCGGTTGCGGAAAGCTTCTTCCAGTTACTAAAGCGAGAACGAATAAAGCGCAAAATATACGCGACACGAGATGCAGCAAGGAGCGATATATTTGATTACATCGAGATGTTCTACAACACAAAACGACAGCATGGTTCCAACAATGGGCTGTCGCCTGTAGATTATGAGCGTCAGTATTTAAAAGAGGCTGAAAAGCGTCTAGTGAACTAG
- a CDS encoding LemA family protein, with the protein MSDTVVFLIVAAVGVVVLVWFYNRIVSGKNAIQRAWSDVIVQERQKLKVIPELEKIVQDHKAYESGVLEKLTEMRVAVTQLASDQIDTQALKEAEAKTKSAMSGIRVAMEAYPDLKTAGLMNNLMREIADQQDNIAAAIRIFNQNVEAFNNAIETFPGSAVNSLLNKEKRQRSFDDEEAASEIAFRPGAE; encoded by the coding sequence ATGAGCGATACAGTAGTTTTTCTTATAGTGGCCGCGGTGGGCGTTGTCGTACTGGTATGGTTTTACAACCGAATTGTGAGTGGCAAGAATGCCATCCAGCGCGCCTGGTCTGACGTTATCGTGCAAGAGCGGCAAAAGCTCAAGGTCATCCCAGAGTTGGAAAAAATTGTTCAAGATCATAAAGCCTACGAGTCTGGCGTTTTGGAAAAGCTAACGGAAATGCGCGTTGCGGTAACGCAACTGGCCAGCGACCAGATCGATACGCAAGCCCTGAAAGAGGCTGAGGCTAAGACGAAATCGGCGATGTCTGGCATTCGGGTGGCGATGGAAGCTTACCCGGATCTAAAAACGGCTGGCTTGATGAACAATCTGATGCGCGAAATAGCCGATCAGCAGGACAATATTGCCGCCGCCATTCGCATTTTTAACCAAAATGTAGAGGCGTTTAATAACGCGATTGAAACCTTTCCGGGCTCAGCCGTAAATAGCCTGCTGAACAAAGAAAAGCGACAGCGCTCGTTCGATGATGAAGAGGCTGCATCTGAAATTGCTTTCCGGCCTGGAGCGGAATAA
- a CDS encoding IS5 family transposase, producing MSQLTFAEAEYQNKKRKTRRELFLEKMDSLIPWAKLEKKLRKHYPKGENGNPPYPLPIMLRVHCLQLFYNLSDPAMEDALYEIESMRRFAGLRLSDRLPDESTILRFRHFLERHKLGEVIFDTVSAQLRQQGLMMREGTIVDATIIAAPSSTKNQDGERDPEMHQTKKGNEWHFGMKMHIGVDDRDGLIHSIETTAANVHDLTAADQLLHGEEQRVWGDAGYTGIHKRDAFKDRDVDWRIALRPGTRSNLADQLQEMLEGIKASVRAKVEHPFRTIKQQFGYTKVRYRGLAKNTNRLYVLSAFTNLLRAEKYLPS from the coding sequence ATGAGCCAGCTTACCTTTGCCGAAGCCGAATACCAGAACAAAAAGCGTAAAACGCGGCGTGAGCTGTTCTTGGAAAAAATGGATAGTCTGATTCCCTGGGCCAAGCTAGAGAAGAAGCTCCGCAAGCACTACCCCAAAGGTGAGAATGGAAACCCGCCGTATCCGCTCCCCATTATGCTTCGGGTGCACTGCCTGCAATTGTTCTACAACCTCAGCGATCCGGCGATGGAGGATGCCCTGTACGAGATTGAGTCCATGCGCCGCTTTGCAGGGCTACGCTTGTCTGATCGGCTACCAGATGAAAGTACTATCCTCCGCTTCCGTCATTTTTTAGAGCGCCACAAATTGGGCGAAGTGATCTTCGATACCGTGAGCGCCCAGTTGCGTCAGCAGGGTTTGATGATGCGTGAAGGCACCATTGTTGATGCCACGATTATCGCCGCGCCCAGCTCAACCAAGAATCAGGATGGCGAGCGAGACCCGGAAATGCACCAGACCAAGAAAGGCAATGAGTGGCACTTTGGCATGAAGATGCATATTGGCGTGGATGACCGGGACGGCTTGATTCACAGCATCGAGACCACAGCTGCGAATGTGCATGATCTCACTGCGGCAGATCAGCTTCTTCATGGAGAAGAGCAGCGGGTCTGGGGTGACGCGGGTTATACCGGCATCCATAAGCGAGACGCATTTAAAGATCGGGATGTCGATTGGCGTATCGCGCTACGCCCCGGCACCCGGAGCAATCTGGCTGATCAGCTGCAGGAAATGCTGGAGGGGATAAAGGCCAGCGTTCGCGCCAAGGTTGAGCATCCGTTCCGGACGATCAAGCAACAGTTTGGCTATACGAAGGTTCGCTACCGTGGGCTGGCGAAAAACACCAACCGCCTGTATGTGTTATCAGCGTTTACCAACCTGCTGAGAGCGGAGAAATACCTGCCCTCATAG
- a CDS encoding AAA domain-containing protein, giving the protein MQEEGGTDWAGSRRTGKKSVLPRWRRRMMLTPCIVSTLHSLPSHMVYQAHSGGEKFSDEYLAGEIDLLIVDEAGQVSPEVAAASFSLAKSALIIGDIHQIEPIRSLTGSIDTGNLIQYDVISNEEEYPEALKTGNSVINGSVMRIAQRTSRYCYIKEAEPGMFLREHRRCYDEIISFSNDLCYQGLLEPKRGSAPHDSLFPPMSYLHIDGLAEAPPTGSRHNVLEAIQIANWLAANRENIESYYQKKGGDYQDKKLEDLVGVITPFKSQQEKIERACVKNGIHAGKGESKLIVGTVHALQGAERPIIIFSAVYSRHSDGDFIDMAPSMLNVAVSRAKDSFIVFGDMDVISSAGRGKPRSILARYLFSSDSNELILPVDERPDLFKSAVTPRLINNAEEHDEYIRQILRKANSRIDMVSPWISIQRLKETGLYPEILDALRRGVSISIYTDYHFNSTSMNHYDESKASLFAQNCETLCEIGVDVYVVNGVHSKLIMADNSFLSVGSYNWASAARTGKYANMETSMIYSGDLNDEISLQIKSLKERIRMTHLSKGNQNTSREI; this is encoded by the coding sequence ATGCAGGAAGAAGGTGGCACAGACTGGGCAGGAAGTCGGAGAACCGGCAAAAAATCCGTACTACCACGCTGGCGGAGACGGATGATGCTAACACCGTGCATTGTATCTACCTTGCATTCACTACCGTCCCACATGGTATATCAAGCGCACTCAGGGGGAGAAAAATTTAGTGACGAATATCTGGCGGGGGAAATCGATTTACTAATCGTTGACGAAGCAGGGCAAGTGTCTCCAGAGGTTGCTGCCGCTTCTTTTTCCTTGGCGAAAAGCGCTCTGATTATTGGCGATATCCACCAAATCGAGCCGATTAGATCACTCACGGGATCAATAGACACAGGGAACCTCATCCAATATGACGTAATTAGTAACGAAGAGGAGTACCCCGAAGCATTAAAAACGGGGAACTCCGTAATTAACGGAAGTGTAATGCGTATAGCACAACGTACTAGTCGTTATTGCTACATTAAGGAAGCTGAGCCAGGCATGTTCCTGCGTGAACATCGCCGCTGTTATGACGAAATAATTTCGTTTAGCAATGACCTTTGTTATCAGGGGTTATTGGAACCCAAACGAGGTTCTGCTCCTCACGATTCTCTATTCCCCCCCATGTCTTATCTTCATATTGATGGCCTTGCAGAAGCGCCTCCCACCGGAAGTCGCCATAATGTTTTGGAGGCAATTCAGATCGCCAATTGGCTTGCAGCAAATCGGGAGAATATTGAAAGTTATTACCAAAAAAAAGGTGGAGATTACCAAGACAAAAAGCTGGAGGATTTGGTTGGCGTCATTACCCCTTTCAAATCTCAACAGGAAAAAATAGAACGCGCTTGCGTCAAGAACGGTATTCATGCCGGCAAAGGCGAAAGCAAATTAATAGTGGGAACCGTTCACGCACTACAGGGGGCGGAAAGACCGATCATTATTTTTTCTGCTGTCTATTCAAGACATAGTGATGGTGATTTTATTGATATGGCTCCATCAATGCTTAACGTCGCTGTCTCAAGGGCAAAGGATAGCTTTATTGTGTTTGGAGATATGGACGTCATCTCCAGTGCGGGTCGAGGTAAGCCAAGGAGTATATTGGCCCGCTATTTATTCAGTTCAGATTCCAATGAATTGATATTGCCGGTAGATGAAAGACCGGATCTATTCAAGTCAGCTGTTACCCCTAGGCTCATTAATAATGCAGAGGAACATGATGAGTATATTAGGCAAATATTGAGAAAGGCGAACTCCCGAATTGATATGGTCTCGCCGTGGATATCCATTCAGCGCCTCAAGGAAACGGGCTTGTACCCAGAAATCCTAGATGCCCTTCGACGCGGGGTCAGCATCAGTATCTATACTGACTATCATTTCAATTCAACATCAATGAATCATTACGACGAGTCCAAAGCGTCGCTCTTTGCACAGAATTGTGAAACCTTGTGTGAGATCGGCGTAGATGTCTACGTAGTAAACGGCGTTCATAGTAAGCTAATCATGGCCGACAATAGCTTCTTAAGCGTAGGCTCCTATAACTGGGCCAGTGCTGCTCGAACTGGGAAGTATGCGAATATGGAAACTTCGATGATATACAGCGGTGATCTGAATGATGAAATTTCATTACAAATTAAAAGCTTGAAGGAAAGGATCCGAATGACCCACCTTTCCAAGGGCAACCAAAATACATCGCGAGAAATCTAG